The Candidatus Oleimmundimicrobium sp. DNA segment AAAAGATGTTTCCAAAGTTGATGTATTTTGAAGATGTCTATGAAACGGTTAAGAATTTTGATGCTTTAATTCTTGTTACAGAATGGAACGAGTACAAAGGGATTGATTTTGCAAAGGTGAAGAACTTG contains these protein-coding regions:
- a CDS encoding UDP binding domain-containing protein — translated: KMFPKLMYFEDVYETVKNFDALILVTEWNEYKGIDFAKVKNLMRKPTIIDGRNLFNREELEKLGFHYEGIGR